In Prunus dulcis chromosome 2, ALMONDv2, whole genome shotgun sequence, a single genomic region encodes these proteins:
- the LOC117618096 gene encoding uncharacterized protein At1g32220, chloroplastic-like, which translates to MFGWAYEPKNRKTEPDQMKKSEKTELTKKSTKSDRIGPDRFKSIPVSILHKTTPDRILPDRSISTKLPLLFSVSLCVCFSSLRPSCCSSSPSLSGLSVASLSRSGRSSLHDPWANNVTWHKGNLLSPESLKDALDGVTSVISCVGGFGSNSYMYKINRTANINAIRAASEQGVKRFVYVSTADFGVVNYLLRGYYKGKRAAETELLTKFPYGGVILRHGLINN; encoded by the exons ATGTTTGGGTGGGCATATGAACCGAAAAATCGGAAAACAGAACCGGACCAGATgaaaaaatcggaaaaaaccgagttgactaaaaagtcaacaaaatcGGACCGAATCGGACCGGACCGGTTCAAATCGATTCCGGTTTCGATTTTACACAAGACAACACCGGACCGGATCTTACCAGACCGGTCCa TCTCGACCAAGCTGCCGCTCCTCTTCTCcgtctctctctgtgtctgcTTCTCTTCTCTCAGACCAAGCTGCTGCTCCTCTTCTCCGTCTCTCTCTGGATTGTCCGTTGCTAGCCTTAGCAG GTCTGGTAGGTCATCATTACATGATCCATGGGCCAACAATGTGACCTGGCATAAAG GAAACCTTCTATCACCTGAGTCATTGAAGGATGCTCTCGATGGTGTCACGTCTGTT ATATCCTGTGTTGGTGGGTTTGGCTCCAATTCTTACATGTATAAGATTAATAGGACTGCTAATATAAATGCAATTAGAGCTGCTTCTGAACAAG GTGTGAAACGATTTGTGTATGTCTCTACCGCTGATTTTGGTGTGGTAAATTACTTACTGCGAGGATATTATAAGGGGAAG AGAGCTGCAGAAACAGAGCTACTAACCAAATTCCCTTATGGAG GAGTGATTTTGAGGCATGGATTGATAAATAATTAG